The region CTTCCCCAAACAGCCCCCGCCCCGCATGGTGACCAGGACAGATATGGTTACACCGGATGTAGTGAAGACTTTTTAGATGCACTACTTGATATTAAAGGAATTATGATCTATAAACCTCTCGAATCCGCTAAGTCGGGTTAGTAATGTCTGCCTGTAAAAAATCAACCTCTGTAGGACGAAAATAGCGCGAGTCAACCTCGATGACTACGTCACCAACCCGTAATGTCCCGCCTTCAGCAGGATTAATGCTTGCATGATTTGTGATTTGTGATTTGTCAGAGGCAGTATTACTTTTCACGATTAACGAATTACTATTCACAGACTTTACAATGCCGCGTTCGGCTTCTCTGTTGCCTTGCCATTCGATTTCAATACCGGCATAACCAAACCCATTTTCTACAAACTCGCGAATAGAGTGACTTTCTCCAGTTCCTACTACATAATCGTCCGGTTTATCCTGCTGAAGCATGCGCCACATCATTTCAACATATTCAGGCGCAAATCCCCAGTCCCTTCTGGCATTAAGATTTCCAAGATACAGCTTCCTCTGGTTGCCTGCAAGAATATTTGCTAATGCCCTTGTTATCTTTCTGGTGACAAATGTTTCCCCTCTTCGTGGAGATTCATGGTTGAAAAGAATGCCGTTGCAGGCAAACACGCCGTAGCCCTCTCTGTAGTTAATCGTCATCCAGTACGCATAGAGTTTTGCCGCTGCATATGGGCTTCTCGGATAAAACAGGGTCTTTTCGTTTTGTGGAGGAGGCGATGTACCAAACAGTTCCGAAGAAGAAGCCTGATAAAATTTTGTCTCAATCCCGCTTCGACGAATAGCATCAAGGACCCTTGTGGTTCCGATACCTGTTATATCTCCGGTATATTCCGGCATGTCAAAACTGACTTTAACATGACTTTGCGCCCCAAAATGATATATTTCATCGGGTTGTATATTATAAATTAAATTTATAAGCTGACCTGAATCCGAAAGATCGCCGTAATGTAAAAACAGCTTTGTCCCTGCGATGTGAGGGTCGGTATAAATATGGTCTATTCTGCCTGTATTAAAGGTGCTTGCACGGCGGATAAGACCATGCACCTCATATCCTTTGGAGAGAAGAAATTCGGCCAGATATGACCCATCCTGACCGGTGATGCCGGTGATAAGAGCTTTTTTCAATTTAATATCCGCTTTTATTCAGCATTATATGTTCAAGGTTCAAGATAGATATGCTTTTGACATTTTATAAGACATGTAAAAATGTAAGCTACCGCCATTGGATATTGTATAACTTAATAATATTAAACATAATTTTGGTATCAAAGCATATTTCAATAAAAAAATAATTTAAAACAACCGGGATTGAAAATCAATATTTTCATTAATTGTATTGTTCTACTTCAAAAACCCCCAGTATGTCTGTGCTATATATCACTTCCTGCCTTGTATTTCAAGGTTTTTGTCAACCCAAGATCCACCACCACTTTTTATCTTCCATCTCTATGAAGTCTTCAAGGCATGGTACGGTACTATTTAGGTGCTACTTGAGGAACCAGGAGTGTCTATTTCTGTTGATTTTTTCCTTAATGCTTTGACAATGTCGACTGTTGTACAATAAACTTATCTTCTTATGATGATTGAAAACTTAATTACCTGTATATCCCGGAAAAAAAATGCAAATTACCTGCAGTTTATCCCTTCGACCTCCCTTAACATCCCGCCGGGGGCAGTTGATACACCAACCCTGCTCTACATGCATGTGCCTTTCTGTGAGGAACTCTGCCCTTATTGCTCCTTCAACCGGGTGGTTTTCCAGGAGGGGCTTGCCCGGGAATATTACCGTGCCTTGCGTAAAGAGATTCTCATGTATAAGAAACTGGGGTATGACTTTCAGGCGCTTTATGTCGGAGGAGGCACCCCTACTGTCCTTATTGATGAGCTTGAAGAAACGATCCGTTTAATCAAGGAAAATTATCATATTTCTGAAATTTCCGTTGAGACAAACCCGAACCATCTTGTAAACCATAACATAGAACGCTTAAAAAACATGGGGGTAAACAGGCTTTCTGTCGGCGTGCAAACCTTTGATGATGGCATCCTGAAGGCATTAGAACGCTACCACAAATACGGAAGCGGCGATGAGATTGCCAAAAGGCTGAAACATACCCAGGGCAATTTTGATACTCTAAATGTAGACATGATATTCAATTTTCCCACACAGACATTGGAGATATTGGAAAATGATCTGTCCACGCTTGTCGGATTGGGTGTAGATCAGATAACCTATTACCCCCTGATGGTCTCTGCTTATACAAAAGATGTGATGAGTAAAAAACTGGGTATTGTAAACTACGAAAAAGGGAATCAGCTCTATGTTAGAATAACGGAGATGCTATCTAACCATTATAAAGCCAGTACAGCATGGTGTTTTTCGAAAAAAGAAAGGGTGAACAGTGAGCGGGAGGGGAAGGCTCCGACGGCTCTGCCAGTGGAGGGGGCGCCGCGAGCCCCAATAATAGACGAATATGTCGTCCACTATGAAGAGTACGCAGGTATCGGGAGCGGTTCAATCAGTTATCTGGGCGGCAGCGCCTATGCAAATACATTCGACATAAGGACTTATATCGATCAGGTAGACAGTGGTGATCTGCCGATTACAGGGAAAAGGGCGTTTTCCATAAAAGAGAGGCTGTGTTATGATTTCCTGATGAAACTTTTCGGGTTAAGCCTTGACCTTGAGCAGTTGAGTATCAGGAATAAAGTAAATGCTTACCGATATTTATGGCCTGAAATCATGTTCTTCAGGCTGGCAGGCGGGTTAAAAAAGTCCGGCAATATCCTGTACCTTACCAAAAAAGGACAATATTACTGGGTCCTCATGATGCGTGAATTTTTTATCGGCGTGAACAATTTCAGAGACTTTTGTCGTGCTGAAATGATGTCAAAAACAAAACATTAAGGGAGATAAAATGAAAATACGGTTTCTGGGCGCAATACGTAAGGTAACGGGGTCATGCTTTCATCTTTCCGTAAATGGTTTGCAGATGCTTGTCGATTGCGGCATGAATCAGGGAAAAAATTCGGATGAGCTAAACAGAATGGCCTTTGATTTTGAGCCTGACAAAATAGATTATCTCCTCCTCACCCATGCTCATCTCGACCATTCAGGACTTATACCGAAGCTTGTCGCAGCCGGATTCAACGGGGAAATATTGACTACAGCGGCAACAGCGGAACTTCTGGAGATCATGTTATATGATTCTGCGCATATTCAGGAAAAAGACGCGGAATGGCTCACGAAAAAATCCTTAAGGGCAGGGAAAGATGAGGTGTTCGAACCCCTCTATACAAAAGAAGATGTGGAGCATGTAATACCATTTATTAAGAAAGTGCAATATGGAAACATCAACGATCTGGGCAACGGGGTTAGATACAGGTTTGTCGATGCGGGGCATATCCTCGGTTCCGGATCGCTTGAGATATGGTATCAGGGGGACGACGGCAAGGAGAAAAAGATTGTATTCTCGGGGGATATCGGAAAAAACGGAAACCCCATCATAAATGATCCGCAGCATATAGAAGAAGCGGATTATGTTGTTGTAGAGTCAACCTATGGTAATAGATTTCACAAAGGATTGGAAGAAAGCATAGATGAATTTACTGAAGCAATAAAAAAGACTTTCAAGCGGGGGGGGAACGTCCTCATACCTTCTTTTGCTGTTGGAAGAACACAGGACATTCTATTCCTGCTCGACAAACTTACAAAAGAGAAAAAGCTCCCGCATCTAAACGTTTATATAGACAGCCCCCTTGCGGATAAAGCAACAAAGGTCTATATCGCGCACGCAGAACTCTTCGATGAAGATGCGGCACGTTCGTTCTGGTTTAAAGGGAGCGATGCTATGACTCTTCATTATACAACAGCTCTTGAAGAATCCCAGAAGATAAACAAGATAAAGTCAGGCGCAATCATTATTGCCGGCAGCGGGATGTGCGATGGCGGACGTATCAGGCATCATTTCAAACATAATATATGGAGACCTGAGTGCAGCATAATCTTTACCGGTTTTCAGGTAAGGGGGACACTCGGACGGTATATTGTCGATGGGGGAAAGCGGGCCCATATACTCGGCGAAGAGATAGCAATACGGGCAAAGGTGTATACTATCGGAGGGTTTTCAGCCCATGCCGATCAGAAAGAACTCCTTGAATGGCTGGGTGCTTTTACAAATAAGCCGAAGGTTTTCATTGTTCATGGCGAGGAAAACGCTTCCCTTGAATTTGAAAGTATTGTGCTGAAAAAACTGGGCCTTGACACACACGTGCCACATAAAGGTGAGGAGTTTAATATATAAGGCACTCCAATAGGCTTGCCTTTTTCACCTCTTCGCTTTCCAGGAGGTTGGCGTCCTGTCTCCTTTGCGGGAAAATCGGCTGCTTGCAATCTTCAAGTATTCAGTCCTGAGTTCCTGCTTTTTCATTCCGGTGCCATCATCTACAATTGTGATGATCGGGTACTCCGTTAGGGGCTCCGGCAGGCTTATAAATACATTGCTCGAATCCGCATCGTAGCAATTGTCAACCAATTTCTTGATAGCGTCCTTGGTCGATTTGCATGTCTCACCGAGCAATTCGGTTAATCTTGGATCAACTCTGAAATTTGAGCCTTTGCTCGTCGGTGTATTCCCTTGAAAAAATGTGTGGGGGAGGTCATGGTATTCTTTAATATGTGAACCACTCTACGTCGCTGATTTCAGGGAAAGCAATGGCTGGCAGGTGGGTATTGACGGTACCATCGCTTTAGTCACATAGGCGCAGGCGGTTCAATAGACACTACTAAGCTCAAAAAACCCATAGTCGGTTTGTCTTTGGTCAGACGGGACTCATTGCTGACGTTTCCCTTGAAGGATTGAAGCTTACGAAGATTAATCCGAAGTAGAGCTTTCTGTCCAGCGGATTCCGGTCAAGGGGCGGCCCTTTTTTGATGTCTTTGCCGAAGACGCTTTTATCACACTTGCGGCATCGGTCTTTTACCCGGTTTTTTCTCAGGCAAAGTTTCCGGGGCTGTCTCTGCTGTAGCTTTGTAAAGGTTTTGTATTACTAATTAAACAACCATCCTCTTATCCAGAGACCTGTACTGGATTGCTTCGGCGAGATGGGGCTCGAGGATTTGATCCGTATTGTCCAGGTCGGCGATAGTACGGGCTACCTTCAGGATTCTATGGTAGGCACGGGGGGAAAGACCGAATTTGTCAACGGCATTTTCAAGAAGCGTTCTTCCGCTATCATCCAGGGCGCAGTATTTCTTTATCATACGCGGCGCCATATGGCAGTTTGAAAATATCTTCCTGCCCTTAAAACGATCTTCCTGAATCCTATGTGCACCCAGCACTCTTTCCCTTATCTTCTCCGAAGTTTCTTCCTCTTTCTCAATTGACAACTCCCTCACCGTAACGGGGGGCACCTCGATATGCATATCCATCCTGTCCAGGAGAGGTCCGGAGATCCTTGACCTGTGTTTTCTGATCTGCGAGCCGCTGCATATGCATGCCCTCCTGGAATCTCCCCAGTAACCGCAGGGACAGGGGTTCATTGCAGCGATGAGCATAAATTTTGCCGGGAAGGTTATCGAGTGTGTAACCCGTGAAATTGTCACATTACCATCCTCAAGTGGCTGCCGCAATGAATCAAGGACATTCCTTTTAAACTCAGGGAACTCATCGAGAAACAACACACCATTATGGGCAAGGCTGACCTCTCCGGGCTTCGGGATATGGCCTCCGCCTATCAAACCTGCATCCGAAATAGAATGGTGGGGCGCCCTGAAGGGACGTTCAAGAACAAGATACTTATCGGCATCAAGAAGACCGGCAATGCTGTGTATCTTCGTTGTTTCTATCGCTTCCTCGTAATGAAGCGGCGGCAGTATCGTCGGTATCCTCCGGGCAAGCATGGTCTTGCCTGAGCCGGGAGGTCCGATCATAAGGACATTATGACCTCCGCTTGCAGAGATCTCAAGGGCACGCTTTGCCTGCGCCTGACCTTTTATGTCGGAAAAATTTAATCCGGCATCGCTGGTGTGCTCGACTGCTGCATCTTCATTTCTTTGAAACTCCTTTAACTCCCCGTCCCCCAGGAAATGATGAACAATTTCGATAAGATGATTTGCTCCATATATTTTTAATCCCTTAATAATAGAAGCCTCGTTGCCATTCGCAAGGGGCGCTATCAGGCTTTTAACGCCTTCCCTGGCAGCGAGTATGGCTATAGGTAATATCCCTCTGATGCCTTTAATTCTTCCGTCAAGAGATAGCTCTCCGGTAATAAGGCAACCTCTCACTACTTCTTCCCTTATGATGCCCATTGAAATAAGTATGCCCATGGCTATGGGAAGATCAAAGGATGAACCTTCCTTTCTTACATCTGCCGGGGCAAGGTTGATCGTAATCCTGTCATTAGGGAACTCAAACCCGGCGTTCCTTATTGCTGCCCTGACCCTCTCTTTGCTTTCTTTGACTGATGTTTCCGGCAGACCTACAATATTAAAGGCAGGCAAACCGAATGATATATCGACCTCAACGTCTATTCTGATACCGTCTATACCATAAATTGTTGCAGTAGAAACCCTGGAAATCATACAACCCCCCTTGCTCTTTTACTGGGACACCCGCAAGCGGGCATCCGGTCGTCCCCTTTTCTTCCTTATGAACGTGGGATGTCCGCTCACTCGTGTTCGCTTGGACGTCCGCTTCACTGGTACGCAAATGCCTTCTACGTCCTACGTCCGAAGGAGCATAGGCGAATGAACGTCCTACGTCCTAATGCGTCCTACGGCTCAGTTGTTTCACTATTTCCCTCACTTCCTGCGCCCTGTCAATATCACAAACAAGCACACCATTCCCCGATGCAACAATGATCAGATTGTAAACCCCGATAGTCCCTACTTTTATACCATCACTGAATATTACACAATCTTTTGTGTCTATCTGTGTTACATCCCCCTTCGTATAATTCCCATTTTCATCAGGCTCAAATACCCTTGTAAGTGAAGACCATGCACCTATGTCATCCCAGGCAAACCTGGAAGGAATCATTAAGACATTCTCTGCCTTTTCCATAAGCCCGTAGTCTATAGATTTCTTCGGAAGGGTTTTAAAAATGAGGTTTACTTCTTCTTCCCGGTTCCCTCTATATGAGTCCTTAATCTGTAGAAGTCCGCTGTACAGGTCCGGCATATGCCTTTCGATACCCCTCATAACAGCATCGGCGCGCCATACAAAAATACCCCCGTTCCAGTAATAATTGCCCTCTGCTAAATATTCCATTGCCTTCTTCAAATCCGGCTTCTCTACATATCTGTTTACCTTGTAGCATGTTGAATCTTCTATAATATCGAGCCTCTCGTAGGCATGTATATAGCCGTATCCTGTTTCGGGCCTTGATGGTTTTATCCCTATCGTGACAAAATAATCCCCTATTGCCGCACATCTCACGCCCTCTAAAATAACATCTGCGAAACCGTCCACATCGGGAATATATTGGTCGGCAGGCAGGACAACCATCATAGCATCTTTATCTTGATTAAGCAGAAAAAGCGCTGAATAGCCTATACAGGGGGCGGTATCCCTTCCGGCCGGCTCAACGATAAAATTTCCCTCAGGCAACATGCCAAGCTGTTCCTTTGCCGTCTCGAGGTGCTCTTTGCCAATGACAACGAATATCCTGTCTAACGGTATTATTTTGGCGGCCCTTGCAACGGTAAGTTGTATCAGGCTCTTCTCGCCGATGATATTCAGGAATGGCTTGGGTACCAGATCTGTACTTATAGGCCAGAACCTCTCGCCCTTTCCTCCTGCCATAATGATGAAATATATGTGGTCAATTACTGTGGATTGCGGCATTCTGGAGGCTTCATCCCCGTAGAAACCAGGATTTGTGGATTTGGAAGACTTGTTCTTTGCCATATGTTGTCTCCTGCTTACTCCATATATGCTAAAATATTCGGCAATACGGCCGATGCCGAACCTTTCAAAAAATAATCGGTAATCGATGAAGTAAAAGTGGTTTCTTCAGGATTGATTTCAACTATTATTGCCCCTCCGGACTTTGATGTATGGGGTATCTCTGCTGCAGGGTATACCACGCCTGATGTCCCGATTATGAGCATCACCTTACATCTCTCTGCTTCTTCATTTGCCCTTATCATAGCCTCAAAAGGTATGCCTTCTCCGAAAAAAACCACATCGGGTTTTAAGGCCCTGTTACATTTCTCACATATCGGGTAAGGATATATTTCGACAATATTATGAGTAAGAGGAACTCTTTTAGAACAGCTTAAGCATATAAGCCATCTATGATTCCCATGATATTCTATAACGTTGCTGTTTCCTGCAATCTGATGAAGACCGTCGACATTTTGTGTTATAACCGCTTTTAAAAACCCTTTTTTTTCCAATTCGTTCAATGCAATATGTGCATGACTTGGTTTTGAATCCAGTATCACCCTGGACATCTCGTGAAGCATTACCCATACCTTTTCCGGTTTGCTATTAAAAGCCCTGATATGGGCATACTCAATGGGGTCATATTTTTCCCATAACCCCTGGCCCCCGCGGAATGCAGGGATACCGCTGTCTACAGAAATGCCTGCGCCGGTAAAGGCAACTGCATATCCTCTCTCCTTGATAATGTCCGCTACCTTGCGATATTCATCCATGTTTTTCTCTTATTAAACCGTTTAAATTATCCGGATCATTTATAAGGTTTATGAGGTCTTCCAACCCTTATTTATATCCCGAAAGGCAGGTAGGATATTGAAACCGTCTGCCTTTTTTATCGCCCTCTTTACAGCCTCTGCAATAACAAATTCACTCAACACACCGACTCTGTTGATATCGGCTTCCATTTTGCCCATTGAAAGGGCAAAAATAAGATCCCCGTCAAAGGTAGTGTGAACAGGGCTTATAGTTTTTATCAACCCGCATTGGGATATTTGCGCAACCTTAGTGATGTCCCTCTTGTTAAAACGGGCATTTGTGGCAACAACGCCAAGCGTTGTATTAATAAGACCGAACTGCTTCTTTACAAAGCCTTTTTTGAGGGAATCTGATGTATGAGCAAATTCGAGACTTTCCTCCGAAGCCCGTGCGCCTGCTATAACCTTTCCGGTAATGTTGTCTATAATATCGCCAAAGGCATTAACGACTACAAGGGCTCCGACAATCAGACCGTCGGGCATCACGATGCTGCTCGTCCCGATACCTCCCTTCATTGCCCTTGCGACTTCAAATAGTTTTCCTACTGTAGCGCCTGTGCCTGCGCCTACACTCCCTTCTTCAACGGTATCCTTCGCATTTACACATGCTTCATAGCCCATTGACGACGTCGGTCTTACCTTTGCATCCCCGAAAAAGAGGTCAAATATAACAGCAGCCGGGATGATAGGGATCCTGGCTATACCTACATCAAAACCGATATCCTTTTCTTCGAGAAATTTCATGACCCCTGTTGCGGCGTCAAGGCCAAAAGAGCTTCCTCCGCATAAAAGGATCGCATGTACCTGTTCTACGATATGGCTCAAGTTGAGCGAGTCAACCTGCCTTGTACCTGAAGCGCTTCCCCTGACATCCAGCCCGCAGACTGCGCCTTCTTCGCATAGAACTACCGTACACCCGGTGTATCCGGTAAAATCAGATGCATGACCAACCAGAATGCCGCTTACATCTGTAATTGCATTGAGCATGTAGAACCTCTCTTAATGGAAAAACTGCTTTTATTTGTGTAAAAATGCATTCAGCTTTTCTGTTTTTGTATCGTTTTCATTTTTCATATCATCTTTCATTTTTTCAAGCATTTCCCTTATCTCATCATGCTTGATGGAAAGTATCTCGCATGCAAGAATTGCAGCATTTCTCGAAGCATTAATGCCTACTGTGGCTACCGGTATTCCCTTCGGCATCTGAACAATCGACATGAGTGCGTCTACTCCATTCAGGGCCCCGCCGCCGACAGGCACGCCGATAACAGGCAACGTTGTATGAGCCGCCAGCACACCTGGAAGATGAGCCGCCATACCGGCTATGGCAATAATAACTTCCACCCCGTTCTTCCTTGCTTTCTTTGCATATTCAACAGTTTTTTCAGGGTTGCGGTGTGCAGATGATATATCTATTTTAAAAGACACACCCGTTTCTCTTAAGAAATTTACCCCATCCTCTGTCACAGAAAGATCACTTTCACTTCCAATAAGGATTAGTATTTTCGGTTTTTCCATATGAACCCCTTAAAGCAGCATTAGGCATACAGCGGTCGGTTTATTTATATTATATTGAACGCTTGCAGCCGACATTTAATAACGTATTAAAATAAAATCATACATTAAACCGTTTTTTTTTACCATAGCTTTCATAGATATTGCAGATTCTCCCATTAAATTTTACAATAACGGCGGGATGGACATAAAGAACTTTATCGGAAAAACTCCGCTTTTTAAAGGATTGACAGAGAGACAACTCAAGGAGTTATCCACTATAGGACTGGACTGCACATTCAAAAAAGGTCAGACAGTCTTTTCTGACGGTGATGATGCAAACGGTTTTCATGTGCTGCAATCCGGGCGTGTTAAAATCTTTAAACTCTCTTACGAAGGAAGGGAGCAGATTTTGCATATTATCGTTCCCGGTGAACCCTTCGGAGAAGCGCCGGTCTTTGCCGGCGAAAGGTTTCCTGCATACGCTGAAGCCCTGGAAGACAGCGGGACGATCTTTTTCCCAAGGTCGTCATTTATTGAATTAATTAACAAAGATCCTCTTATTGCCATGAATATGCTGGCCATTTTATCGCAAAGATTAAAACGATTCACACAGCTTGTGGAGAACCTCTCCCTCAAAGAGGTGCCGCAGAGACTTGCAGCCTATTTATTGTATTCAATCGAAACTAAAGAAGATCATGATAATTTTGAACTGAATATCGCAAAGGGTCAACTGGCAAGCATCCTCGGCACTATCCCTGAAACGCTCTCACGCATTTTAAGTAAAATGGTCAATCAGAATCTTATACGGGTCCAGGGACGCACAATCAAACTTATCAACAAAAAAGGGCTTGAAGAACTTTCGTCAGGGGAAAGGGTACTGTCTTAGCCCCACCGCGATAGTGGGTGATACAGTTGCAAGCAGAATCTGCCTGACAGCATTGCCTTCAGAGACGGCAATTTGAAGAAAAAGAGGTTGCGGCAATATCAGGCAGTTACTTCAGGATTCGCCCTTTTTTGTGAGCATTTCTTCAAACCACTTTATTCTGTCATGCGCCTTTTTCAGAAAATCTGATGCAGGCTCATGCCCAGGGTCTTTCGGAAATATTTCCAGGGTCAAAAATCCGCCGTATGTTTCCAGAGGAAAGTTATTTTTAACAATATCCCATCGGATGATCCCCTCTTTCGGAAGCCAGTGTCTGTCAAGCAATCCATCATTATCTGAAATGTGTGTTGCAAAAAGCAGATGTCCCCATTGTGCAAGAAGCAACCCCGGTTGAGGGCTGTACAGAAAATCATGGGAGCTGTCATAGCACATACCCAAATAGGTAGAATGAATGCCGGAGAAAATGTAATCGAGATACTCCGGTTTCTGTGTATTTTCGATTGCTATTCTGACATTTGAATCTTCGGCGTATTTCAATAAGTATTCCAGTGCTTCAAGCCCGTAGTGGTTGGGCGGCAGGGGCTGTTCACCCCTACTCCTGCTTACATGTATGACAAGCATGGGTAAACGATGTTTTTTACAGTAGTCAATATATGATGAATATTCTTTTTTTATTTCCCTTCTGCTTTGTTCCGACTCCGACCACAAATCATTGCATCTGCCATCCGGGGCATGAGCGTATTCTGCGAATAATCCCTTTGATCTTACCATCTCGGGCATTAAGTCTTCTTCTTTGCTTTTTACAAGTTCCTCTTCTTCTCCAAGCCCGATAGATGTTACCTCAAAACCTGCGTTTTTTATTGTATTGAGCCTTTCATCAAAGGACAGTGCATATCCGAAGTATGAATAAATGCCGACATTTTTCATAGGTGCGCTCCGACAAAGCTATTGGTTCTTTCGCGGTATCGTATTCTCCCACTTTTTTTCCCGGACCAGCTTCTTGGATTCGAACAGTTGCCGGGTTGTTGTCAGGTAGAAGTTTTTCTCGTCCGAGGTCATACGGAATTTTACATTAAGGCCGAGCTCCCGACCCGGCGGCCTGATGGAATAATTTGTCACAGTCTCGTAAGTTGCATGGGCAGGGTCCTTATCATTCACTTTCCAGGTGTTCTTTTCCTGCATGTGGTATCTGGTGTCACGAATTGTCATCCTTTGATTGATTCCGCAGGAATAAATCGCCGCGCCCGTTTCCGGGTTGTAATCTATATTCGAGCTTTTTCCCTCGTCCTCCTCCTCGTACGATGCGTCAGGCGGCCATTCCTCTTTCTCGGGCTTGGGGAGATCGCAGGTTTGTGTCAGGGTGTTTTTTTGGACGACGGGCAATTCGATGCTCGTATCTGGTCCCGGATAAAGTTTTGTTGCGCCTTTGTAAGGAGTTGGCCAGGCCATGGGAAACTGGGCATTGCTTATGGACAGGCGGATTTTATGTTTCGGCCTGAATCGCCAGGTCGTTAAATGAATCTCAGCGGAAAGTTTGGTCTTCTGGCCCGGAACCAGGGGAGACTGCTTCAGGCGTGATTCCCGGTCAGCCGGGTTGATGAGTGTCCCGCTGACCAGCGACACCTTTCCATCCGGCCAGACATCCTCCAGTCGGACCGACCATTGGTAAAGCGGGGCATCCGCCGAAACAGTCAGGTTGACCCTGGGAAGACCTATGATCTCGACGGATTCTTTCAGCGGTTCGGAATCGAATACCAGACTGCTTTCATCGTCAAAGGACATGTCTCCGCTCGTCTCTCCCCACCATCCGTGGATGCTGGTGCCGGCACCGGCCTTATAGACGAGATTGTAAGGTTTGGCATTGCCCGGAGCCGAAGAGAACAGCTTCTGACTTTCTCCGGGGTAGAACAGATGCTCTTTAATCCCCCCGATAGGCCAATTACCGCACCGCCACTCTCCGGGAGTGGTGGTAATGTCTTCAGAAGGCGGAACAGCATCCCGCATATAGACCATGAAACGGGGTTCCTTCATGATGCCGTTATTGATTCCCTTCAGCCAGTAGTCCCACCAGCGTAATGCCTTTCTTCTCCATTCATAGTTTGGCCCCGGTGTTCCTGTGTGGGG is a window of Pseudomonadota bacterium DNA encoding:
- a CDS encoding P1 family peptidase; translated protein: MLNAITDVSGILVGHASDFTGYTGCTVVLCEEGAVCGLDVRGSASGTRQVDSLNLSHIVEQVHAILLCGGSSFGLDAATGVMKFLEEKDIGFDVGIARIPIIPAAVIFDLFFGDAKVRPTSSMGYEACVNAKDTVEEGSVGAGTGATVGKLFEVARAMKGGIGTSSIVMPDGLIVGALVVVNAFGDIIDNITGKVIAGARASEESLEFAHTSDSLKKGFVKKQFGLINTTLGVVATNARFNKRDITKVAQISQCGLIKTISPVHTTFDGDLIFALSMGKMEADINRVGVLSEFVIAEAVKRAIKKADGFNILPAFRDINKGWKTS
- a CDS encoding Crp/Fnr family transcriptional regulator, with translation MDIKNFIGKTPLFKGLTERQLKELSTIGLDCTFKKGQTVFSDGDDANGFHVLQSGRVKIFKLSYEGREQILHIIVPGEPFGEAPVFAGERFPAYAEALEDSGTIFFPRSSFIELINKDPLIAMNMLAILSQRLKRFTQLVENLSLKEVPQRLAAYLLYSIETKEDHDNFELNIAKGQLASILGTIPETLSRILSKMVNQNLIRVQGRTIKLINKKGLEELSSGERVLS
- a CDS encoding TIM barrel protein produces the protein MKNVGIYSYFGYALSFDERLNTIKNAGFEVTSIGLGEEEELVKSKEEDLMPEMVRSKGLFAEYAHAPDGRCNDLWSESEQSRREIKKEYSSYIDYCKKHRLPMLVIHVSRSRGEQPLPPNHYGLEALEYLLKYAEDSNVRIAIENTQKPEYLDYIFSGIHSTYLGMCYDSSHDFLYSPQPGLLLAQWGHLLFATHISDNDGLLDRHWLPKEGIIRWDIVKNNFPLETYGGFLTLEIFPKDPGHEPASDFLKKAHDRIKWFEEMLTKKGES
- a CDS encoding CocE/NonD family hydrolase encodes the protein MKKYLSIFFVLSLFCIILLTPFGSPFMSAAQSESEDETGDEADTSLVPGGYQFTVEKGFLRMPDGVKLAVSYWKPTAKKSGEKFPVFFEMNGYRKDDLCYLSWDYPVGAFFARQGYLVAKVDLRGTGDSEGVIPEAEYSEHEISDCVEIINQLSGKEWSNGNVGMYGLSWGAFNSLMTAMRKPPALKAILIAHASDDLYYQDVHFIDGVMHTDVWEAMIDTYNALPDTKRYAFTPEFFENRFNQPPWHFKWKENLSDGPFWRKESARFQAGVEIPVYIIGGLLDGYRDTVVRLLNSPNKQVKADIGPWKHEWPHTGTPGPNYEWRRKALRWWDYWLKGINNGIMKEPRFMVYMRDAVPPSEDITTTPGEWRCGNWPIGGIKEHLFYPGESQKLFSSAPGNAKPYNLVYKAGAGTSIHGWWGETSGDMSFDDESSLVFDSEPLKESVEIIGLPRVNLTVSADAPLYQWSVRLEDVWPDGKVSLVSGTLINPADRESRLKQSPLVPGQKTKLSAEIHLTTWRFRPKHKIRLSISNAQFPMAWPTPYKGATKLYPGPDTSIELPVVQKNTLTQTCDLPKPEKEEWPPDASYEEEDEGKSSNIDYNPETGAAIYSCGINQRMTIRDTRYHMQEKNTWKVNDKDPAHATYETVTNYSIRPPGRELGLNVKFRMTSDEKNFYLTTTRQLFESKKLVREKKWENTIPRKNQ
- the purE gene encoding 5-(carboxyamino)imidazole ribonucleotide mutase yields the protein MEKPKILILIGSESDLSVTEDGVNFLRETGVSFKIDISSAHRNPEKTVEYAKKARKNGVEVIIAIAGMAAHLPGVLAAHTTLPVIGVPVGGGALNGVDALMSIVQMPKGIPVATVGINASRNAAILACEILSIKHDEIREMLEKMKDDMKNENDTKTEKLNAFLHK